A portion of the Deltaproteobacteria bacterium CG2_30_66_27 genome contains these proteins:
- a CDS encoding 6-phosphogluconolactonase — protein sequence MLKPEFLPDPGAVAIRAAERIARVARDAVAVRGRCALALSGGTTPWRAFIALAGEDLPWDRVHLFQVDERVAPHGDPERNDSHLKEALIDRIAIPSANVHPMPVEAEDLDEGARRYEAILRRTAGTPPVLDLVQLGLGEDGHTASLFPGDVALGVIDRNVAVTGLHKGRRRMTLTFPAIDRARCILWLVTGSAKATALERLLAGDRSIPAGRVRSDRAVLLADAAAR from the coding sequence ATCTTGAAGCCGGAGTTTCTTCCCGACCCCGGGGCCGTCGCGATCCGGGCCGCGGAACGGATCGCACGGGTCGCGAGGGACGCCGTGGCGGTGCGGGGCCGGTGCGCGCTTGCGCTCAGCGGCGGCACGACGCCGTGGCGGGCGTTCATCGCCCTGGCCGGAGAAGACCTTCCCTGGGATCGCGTCCACCTGTTCCAGGTCGACGAGCGGGTCGCACCGCACGGGGATCCGGAACGGAACGATTCCCACCTGAAGGAAGCCCTGATCGATCGGATCGCGATCCCGTCCGCCAACGTCCATCCCATGCCGGTGGAAGCAGAGGATCTCGACGAGGGGGCACGCCGCTACGAAGCGATCCTTCGTCGAACCGCCGGAACGCCGCCGGTTCTCGACCTCGTCCAGCTCGGGCTGGGAGAGGACGGCCACACGGCTTCGCTCTTCCCGGGCGACGTAGCGCTTGGGGTCATCGACAGGAACGTCGCCGTCACCGGCCTTCACAAGGGACGGAGGCGGATGACGCTCACCTTCCCGGCGATCGACCGGGCGCGGTGCATCTTGTGGTTGGTCACCGGGTCCGCGAAGGCCACGGCGCTCGAACGGTTGCTCGCCGGCGACCGGTCCATCCCCGCGGGACGCGTTCGAAGCGACCGCGCCGTCCTTCTCGCCGACGCGGCGGCCAGGTAG
- a CDS encoding trehalose-phosphatase, whose product MEGRTVGSIGAGIRSLWVFDFDGTLSPIVADRHAARIHPMCRELLKGLARMPMHFVVVLSSREIEDLAKRVPLPRVILGGASGLEWRLPGGHRIRPGDPAEARREKVRRTLDPLLARLSHIPGVDVEDKGWSIAIHYRHVLPEVVPMLEPLLKELEGAQDVRVYRGPSVAEVQLLRNVSKSFGVRTICRIIGFDPSKDRIVYAGDDTNDAVAMRWVLRRGGISFSVGGVARVPGARIVENPVALVRAVGALAGVPPHQGKGKR is encoded by the coding sequence ATGGAGGGGAGGACGGTCGGATCGATCGGGGCCGGCATCCGGTCCCTCTGGGTCTTCGACTTCGACGGGACCCTCTCGCCCATCGTGGCCGACCGGCACGCGGCCCGGATCCACCCGATGTGCCGGGAGCTTCTGAAGGGGCTCGCCCGGATGCCCATGCATTTCGTGGTCGTCCTCTCCAGCCGCGAGATCGAAGACCTCGCGAAGCGCGTGCCGTTGCCGCGGGTCATCCTCGGGGGCGCCAGCGGGCTCGAATGGCGACTTCCCGGAGGGCATCGGATCCGCCCCGGGGACCCGGCGGAAGCCCGCCGGGAGAAGGTCCGCAGGACCCTCGACCCCCTCCTCGCCAGGCTCTCCCATATCCCGGGTGTGGATGTCGAGGACAAGGGGTGGTCGATCGCGATCCACTACCGGCACGTCCTTCCGGAGGTCGTGCCGATGCTGGAACCGCTCCTCAAGGAGCTCGAGGGAGCGCAGGACGTCCGGGTGTACCGTGGGCCCTCCGTGGCCGAGGTGCAACTGCTCCGCAACGTGAGCAAATCCTTCGGCGTCCGGACGATCTGCCGGATCATCGGGTTCGATCCTTCCAAAGACCGGATCGTGTACGCCGGCGACGATACGAACGACGCCGTCGCGATGCGGTGGGTCCTCCGCAGGGGGGGGATCTCCTTCTCCGTCGGCGGCGTCGCGCGCGTCCCCGGAGCGAGGATCGTGGAAAATCCCGTCGCTCTCGTCCGGGCGGTCGGAGCCCTCGCGGGCGTTCCCCCGCACCAGGGCAAGGGGAAACGCTGA